In Acidimicrobiales bacterium, one genomic interval encodes:
- a CDS encoding sulfurtransferase produces MSTVQQDPATELGQYARPDMLVTTSWLAEHLEDPGLVVVESDEDVLLYETGHIPGAIKVDWHLDLNDPVTRDYVDGERFAELMSAKGIGRDDTVVFYGDNFNWWAAYALWVFTLFDHPDVRLLNGGRMKWIEEGRPLVTDVPTRPAAEYPAVQRADPPIRAFRDDVSRHLASRGRLVDVRSPGEFSGELLHMPDYPQEGALRGGHIPGAASVPWKRAANDDGTFKSADELRAIYAQEQKLSEADDVIVYCRIGERSSHTWFVLHHLLGYPRIRNYDGSWTEWGNLVRAPIER; encoded by the coding sequence ATGTCCACTGTCCAACAGGATCCGGCGACCGAGCTGGGCCAGTACGCCCGGCCCGACATGCTCGTGACGACGTCGTGGCTGGCCGAGCACCTCGAGGATCCCGGCTTGGTGGTGGTGGAGTCGGACGAGGACGTGCTGCTCTACGAGACCGGGCACATCCCCGGAGCGATCAAGGTCGACTGGCACCTCGACCTCAACGATCCGGTGACCCGTGACTACGTCGACGGCGAGCGGTTCGCCGAGCTGATGTCGGCCAAGGGGATCGGCCGCGACGACACGGTGGTGTTCTACGGCGACAACTTCAACTGGTGGGCGGCGTATGCGCTCTGGGTGTTCACACTCTTCGACCATCCCGACGTGAGGCTGCTCAACGGGGGCCGGATGAAGTGGATCGAGGAGGGCCGCCCGCTGGTCACGGATGTGCCGACCCGACCCGCGGCCGAGTACCCCGCCGTCCAGCGCGCGGATCCTCCGATCCGGGCCTTCCGGGACGACGTCAGCCGGCATCTCGCGAGCCGGGGTCGCCTCGTCGACGTCCGCTCGCCGGGCGAGTTCAGCGGTGAACTGCTCCACATGCCCGATTACCCCCAGGAGGGTGCGCTGCGGGGCGGTCACATCCCCGGTGCCGCCAGCGTGCCGTGGAAGCGGGCGGCCAACGACGACGGCACGTTCAAGTCGGCCGACGAGCTGCGGGCGATCTACGCCCAGGAGCAGAAGCTCTCCGAGGCTGACGACGTGATCGTCTACTGCCGCATCGGAGAGCGCTCCAGCCACACGTGGTTCGTCCTCCACCACCTCCTCGGCTACCCCAGGATCCGGAACTACGACGGCTCGTGGACCGAGTGGGGCAACCTCGTGCGGGCACCGATCGAGCGATAG